Genomic DNA from Leptospiraceae bacterium:
GACGATGAAGTCTTCTTCTTAGCTCTGAGCACTATCGTCCTTGTAAAAACCCTTTTATTTAGTGCCATGGGGGTTTTACGACTTGATATGTCCAGTCGTAACCTGAATGAAGTTGCCGACCAGGAAGGCTTACATCCGATTTCCAAATTTTTGTATATCTCCGCTATTTTTATGGCTTTTGCGGTGCCGGTAACTCCCATGTTCTTAACCGATATGTTGGTTTTAAAAATAGCCGTACTTCGAACCCAATACTGGTATGCACTCATACCCGGAATGGGTATCCTGTTTTTTGCTATTCTGTTGTATAAAATATTGCCTATAGTAAACATTACTCCCCGTCCTTTCAACCCCCAAAATGAAAAATATATTCGAATTCGGATTGGATTGACCCTGTTGATTTTTACTACATCCTTGCTTTTTGTAATTTATAGTATATTTATTTTTTCGAATGGAGGTCTGGGGAATGTCTAAGATACTACAATATGATGCCATTACTGGAATCTTTCGCCTGGACCGGACTATGGATATTTACGCATTCCGTCAGAATGCAACTTCAGTAAAAATGGAGCGCCTGGATGATTTTGATCCCAGGGAAAATTATTCTAATGAAAAAGTTCCCCTACCTCTTTTGCGCCATAGTTTTGGTGTTTCGGAAGGTGAGGTAGAAGATTATTCGAAATTGCATAACTATTCCGATATGAACGATAGAGAACGAGAAATTGCAGTTTGTCTGAATTCGGATGGAAGTATTCAAAATCTTGAATATAGGGGAATTAAGCTTCCTATCGGTAAAGAAAGCTACTCTCATGTAGTAGGCCCAATTCACGCAGGGATTATTGAGCCGGGACACTTTCGTTTTTACGTTACCGGTGAAGTGATTCAAAAGCTTCATATCCGATTGGGATATCAGAAACGAGGTGTTTATTCTCTTTTAAAAAATAAGAAACCAATGCAGGCTATACCTATTGTCGAGGCTGTAGCCACAGATTCCTGCGCATCCTACAGCACCGCTCTTTCCGAAATTTATGAAAAAGCTTTTGATATAAAAGTTACAGATGAGACAAAACTCTGGAGAATTGTATTTAGAGAGTTAGAACGAATAGCCATTCATATCGGCGATATGGGGGCAGTTGCCGGTGATATAGGTTTTTATCCCCTTCTCGGGCTTTGCTCTACCGACAGAGGTGTTCCACTGGGTATTTTAGAAACTTTAACCGGATCTCGTTTTGCGAAGGGCTGTATTTATCCGGGGGAAGTTAAGCTCAATCGTAAATTAGAGAAATCTGATTTACCACTATTGAGTGACAATTTAAAGAAAGCCGAAAAACGTCTGGAGTCCCAGATTTTGCGAGCTCTACACTCCACCACTTTTAAAGAAAGGCTTCAGTCCTGCGGAACTATCAGTCGACACCAGGTATATAAAAATTCTTTTGTGGGGATGGCTGCACGTTGTACGGGAGTCGTTCAGGATCTTCGCTTATCTGAAAACATATACAATCAGGTAGGAATGACTCTATGGTTGGAAGACTATCGAGAAGAGTTGATGGGTGATGCTTGGTCCAGATTTTTCTTGCGTTATATTGAATTTAAAAATAGCTGTGAATTTCTTATCAATATATTACCTAAACTTGATATTTCTTCAGGAACTCGTGGTCGACCACTCTGCATGAAATATACAGAATGTGAACCCGGTCTTTATTATAGCTCAGTCGAAGGATGGAGAGGGCCGGTTCTTATCGCACTCGATTTGAATCAGGATACAAGCATTCGACAGGCTTACATTCGAGATCCTTCCGTGTTAAACTGGCATGCTCTTGAACTGGCAGTAAGAAAAGAATTGATTGGTGATTTTCCCTTGAATAATAAGTCTTTTAACCTGAGCTATGTGGGAGTTGATTTATGATGAGTTTATATGAAATTGTTAATTTACTTAAAAAACATCAAACAATGGATTTTGATAAAGCTTCTCCTTTACATCCAAAAGCAAGGGGAATTCCGGTTCCAACAAAAGGGGAATGTTCTGCCTGTAAATCCTGTGAAGAATTTTGTCCTACAAAAGCTATACAGGTAAAAAGTGAAACTGAGATCCGACTTGATTATGGATCCTGTTTGCATTGTGGTCTATGTGTTGAGCTTTGTGAGGAAGCTAATCTACAAAATTCCGGATTGAACTACTCTTTTTCCTTTCATAAGGAAGAGTTAATTATCAATTTTAAAAATGCCGATTTCGAAGTACAGGATTTTCCGATCCCTGAAAATGTTAAACGTTTTCAGGAACTTACCCATAAACGGGGCTTTAATTATAGGGAAGTCGCAGCCTCAGGCAATGTGGG
This window encodes:
- a CDS encoding metal (Ni/Fe) hydrogenase large subunit, which codes for MSKILQYDAITGIFRLDRTMDIYAFRQNATSVKMERLDDFDPRENYSNEKVPLPLLRHSFGVSEGEVEDYSKLHNYSDMNDREREIAVCLNSDGSIQNLEYRGIKLPIGKESYSHVVGPIHAGIIEPGHFRFYVTGEVIQKLHIRLGYQKRGVYSLLKNKKPMQAIPIVEAVATDSCASYSTALSEIYEKAFDIKVTDETKLWRIVFRELERIAIHIGDMGAVAGDIGFYPLLGLCSTDRGVPLGILETLTGSRFAKGCIYPGEVKLNRKLEKSDLPLLSDNLKKAEKRLESQILRALHSTTFKERLQSCGTISRHQVYKNSFVGMAARCTGVVQDLRLSENIYNQVGMTLWLEDYREELMGDAWSRFFLRYIEFKNSCEFLINILPKLDISSGTRGRPLCMKYTECEPGLYYSSVEGWRGPVLIALDLNQDTSIRQAYIRDPSVLNWHALELAVRKELIGDFPLNNKSFNLSYVGVDL
- a CDS encoding 4Fe-4S dicluster domain-containing protein, whose protein sequence is MMSLYEIVNLLKKHQTMDFDKASPLHPKARGIPVPTKGECSACKSCEEFCPTKAIQVKSETEIRLDYGSCLHCGLCVELCEEANLQNSGLNYSFSFHKEELIINFKNADFEVQDFPIPENVKRFQELTHKRGFNYREVAASGNVGVECELSASFNNVFDSEGQMVRNVASPKHADAVVFSGPIGKNMEGPLHTAWECMPEPKALVAAGTEAISGGVYTKGKEPKTPDLFISGDPPRPDVMINAFRYLMGKLKYSFQQSLKERLKTMKPDPSIK